A single Anopheles maculipalpis chromosome 3RL, idAnoMacuDA_375_x, whole genome shotgun sequence DNA region contains:
- the LOC126561724 gene encoding RINT1-like protein has protein sequence MARTRSTVDERLIARFNQELGADLKNFHKCGDLAKYYRSELEDLRDKITVTDVACIPSVKNLIETGRTKLQQLDEKQSTLDDFEEKLSDRIEVYHRLMKEVGDKMREIRVLQTVRDYMALVKDIENISQELESSINGKDDSKPIALYVALTGTNSILDRIGGIEAPNLKMYARNTAFHWHDVLTVKYSAEFEALLKAIKWPNLNQSLEQFNPSKDHVNKLVLLAEHLFLVKLPGDQDFLNVRLTPCIICPHYTTPVELFVKPFRQRFQFHFTGNKQTNRLDRPEWYLTQVLMWAKENHIFVGQHFQSPALRAGIANSSVRLEFVRGLVQLAIEKLIVDIEQIVQDEALFAHLIDEVLPFEQDLKTSLGYPNSYPSVVSVLVQPVYFLKWMAIEKKFTTNKMDAMLNTDTDPFELLDPANLDELKIPKCADQFIRLLDAIKERYCCLPQPSQQLQFLELQLELIDNFRCRLLQLYNDGVNPTKILNALNYLTSVLREWGENVHYLHLHAALYGPDADEISSVFDRTIEELNYCHQKLVEELVTWIVHEITSRSRPYRYDLWPSMNPHDAKETLMVSPSASEMFQTTINHLHDMEQELSTNVFMIVVRMIATVLDRWMISSMVMNTKFSSGGAQQFHFDMTRNLFGLFGQYAKKTNLLFKRINDTCILLTLPLGSAMLLRETLLSEANDEDGLSRALQEVGLTIFDKNTTLAVLDRRNDMPRMG, from the exons ATGGCTCGAACCAGGAGCACCGTGGACGAACGTTTGATTGCCCGGTTTAATCAGGAGCTCGGGGCggatcttaaaaatttccacaaATGTGGCGATTTAGCCAAGTATTATCGGTCCGAGCTGGAGGATTTACGGGACAAG ATCACAGTTACCGACGTCGCATGCATTCCAAGCGTAAAGAATCTTATCGAAACGGGTCGAACGAAGCTACAGCAGCTCGACGAGAAGCAGTCCACTTTGGATGATTTCGAGGAAAAACTAAGCGACCGGATCGAGGTGTACCATCGGCTAATGAAGGAGGTCGGTGACAAGATGCGAGAAATACGGGTACTTCAAACCGTGCGCGACTATATGGCGCTGGTAAAAGATATCGAAAACATCAGCCAAGAGCTGGAATCATCCATCAACGGTAAGGATGATAGTAAGCCGATCGCACTGTACGTAGCACTGACCGGAACGAACAGCATACTCGATCGTATCGGTGGCATTGAGGCGCCGAACTTAAAAATGTACGCCCGGAACACGGCCTTTCACTGGCACGATGTGCTTACGGTGAAATATTCAGCCGAATTTGAGGCCCTGCTGAAGGCGATCAAATGGCCGAATTTGAATCAATCGCTCGAACAATTTAATCCTTCGAAAGACCACGTGAACAAACTGGTTCTGCTGGCGGAACACCTGTTCCTGGTGAAGTTGCCCGGCGATCAGGATTTCCTGAACGTTCGACTAACGCCGTGCATTATCTGTCCCCACTATACGACACCGGTGGAGCTGTTTGTGAAGCCGTTCCGGCAGCGATTTCAGTTCCATTTTACCGGCAACAAGCAGACGAACCGATTGGATCGCCCCGAATGGTATTTGACGCAGGTGTTGATGTGGGCGAAGGAAAATCACATCTTCGTCGGGCAACACTTTCAATCGCCAGCGCTGAGGGCAGGGATAGCAAATAGTAGCGTACGG TTGGAATTTGTACGTGGATTGGTACAACTGGCGATCGAGAAGCTGATCGTAGACATTGAACAGATCGTACAGGATGAAGCACTGTTTGCGCATCTCATCGATGAGGTGTTACCGTTTGAGCAGGATCTAAAGACATCGCTCGGATACCCAAACAGCTATCCAAGTGTTGTGTCGGTGTTGGTACAACCGGTCTATTTCCTAAAGTGGATGGCAATCGAGAAAAAAt TCACAACGAATAAAATGGATGCGATGCTCAACACAGACACCGATCCCTTCGAACTGCTCGATCCGGCCAACTTAGATGAGCTGAAAATTCCTAAATGTGCCGATCAATTTATACGCCTGCTAGATGCAATCAAGGAGCGATACTGTTGTCTTCCGCAGCCTAGTCAGCAGCTTCAGTTCCTTGAGTTGCAGCTCGAACTGATCGACAATTTCCGCTGTCGGCTGCTGCAGCTGTACAACGACGGCGTAAATCCGACCAAAATTCTAAACGCACTCAACTATCTAACCTCGGTGTTGCGCGAATGGGGTGAGAATGTTCACTACCTTCATCTACACGCGGCGCTTTATGGACCCGATGCGGACGAAATAAGTTCCGTGTTTGATCGTACTATTGAGGAGCTAAATTATTGCCATCAGAAGCTGGTGGAGGAACTGGTGACATGGATTGTGCATGAAATCACGTCTCGTTCGCGTCCGTATCGGTACGATCTGTGGCCGTCGATGAATCCGCACGATGCCAAAGAAACGCTGATGGTATCGCCGTCCGctagtgaaatgtttcaaacgaCCATCAACCATCTGCACGACATGGAGCAGGAACTGTCGACGAACGTGTTCATGATCGTGGTGCGCATGATCGCCACCGTGCTGGACCGTTGGATGATCTCGAGTATGGTGATGAACACAAAGTTTTCGAGCGGTGGCGCCCAACAGTTTCACTTCGATATGACGCGCAACCTGTTCGGACTGTTTGGTCAGTATGCGAAGAAAACGAATTTGCTTTTTAAACG TATTAATGACACCTGCATACTGCTTACGTTGCCACTTGGATCGGCTATGCTTCTTAGGGAAACGCTACTATCGGAAGCGAACGATGAGGATGGATTGTCACGCGCCCTACAAGAGGTTGGTCTAACGATtttcgataaaaatactacTCTCGCAGTGCTCGATCGACGAAACGATATGCCACGGATGGGCTGA
- the LOC126561182 gene encoding facilitated trehalose transporter Tret1-like — translation MGVWDNVKDFRKYSNQYLAAFTGTLLMLSVAASYGWTSPTLPLLLGDDSPLPITPDESSWIVSILVLTSIAGPVASAWLIDGFGRKITLLLAVLPSIVGWILIGVGDSVTVVFISRALSGISYGMAYSSMPLYLGEIASDGIRGSIGTLLTVMAKSGILLEYVIGPYVEYRTLAWISLSFPATFFVLFLWLPESPYYLLAKQRNEQAEKNLRWLRKTSDVQDELKMMQASVERSQQNRGTFRDLFNRGNRRSLIIILGLGALQQLCGSQAVIAYSQQIFDQVNSGLKAHESSIIMAVIQLVTAALSSSIVDRVGRRPLLLISTIGCAVGTFTVGLYFFLLDQEVDVDGIGWIPLAVIMIYIVFYTVGLATVPFAILGEIFPTNVKAVAAAIYTMFAGSVGFGVSKLYQLISDEAGTYVSFWIFAACSAGFVVFVFALVPETKGKPLDQILIEMHTSTSRSLNCCCRSSVKQDLQQTA, via the exons ATGGGAGTGTGGGACAATGTGAAGGATTTTCGAAAATATTCCAACCAATATTTGGCTGCTTTCACCG GCACACTGCTGATGCTTTCGGTGGCAGCATCATACGGTTGGACTTCACCGACCCTTCCACTTTTGCTTGGGGATGACTCACCGCTTCCCATAACACCGGATGAAAGCTCTTGGATTGTGTCAATCCTCGTCCTCACTTCGATTGCCGGCCCAGTAGCGTCTGCCTGGCTGATCGATGGATTTGGGCGCAAAATTACGCTTCTGCTGGCCGTACTGCCCAGCATCGTAGGCTGGATTCTGATCGGTGTCGGTGACTCTGTGACGGTTGTGTTCATTTCCCGTGCGCTTAGTGGAATTTCGTACGGTATGGCATACTCCTCCATGCCACTCTATCTCGGCGAAATTGCGTCCGATGGGATACGCGGCTCAATCGGCACCTTACTTACGGTAATGGCTAAATCAGGCATACTTCTCGAGTACGTTATTGGACCGTACGTGGAGTATCGCACACTGGCCTGGATATCACTTTCGTTTCCGGCGACGTTCTTCGTACTGTTTCTCTGGCTACCGGAGTCACCCTACTATCTGCTGGCAAAGCAACGTAACGAGCAGGCAGAGAAAAATTTGCGCTGGCTAAGAAAGACGAGCGATGTGCAGGATGAGCTAAAAATGATGCAAGCTTCCGTGGAACGATCGCAGCAAAATCGTGGCACATTTCGAGATCTGTTCAATCGAGGCAATCGTCGCAGCTTGATCATTATTCTCGGGCTTGGGGCGCTTCAGCAGTTGTGTGGCAGTCAAGCGGTAATTGCCTACTCGCAGCAAATCTTTGACCAGGTAAACAGTGGGCTGAAGGCACACGAATCCTCCATCATTATGGCCGTTATTCAGCTTGTAACTGCGGCCCTTTCTTCATCGATCGTCGATCGCGTCGGGCGCCGTCCATTGTTGCTGATCTCCACCATAGGTTGTGCGGTTGGAACGTTCACCGTGGGACTGTACTTTTTCTTGCTCGACCAAGAAGTCGATGTGGACGGGATAGGCTGGATTCCACTTGCTGTCATCATGATATACATCGTATTCTACACCGTCGGACTTGCGACGGTACCGTTCGCCATCCTAGGCGAAATATTTCCCACCAACGTTAAGGCAGTGGCGGCCGCCATTTATACCATGTTTGCAGGATCGGTTGGATTCGGTGTGTCCAAGCTGTATCAGCTCATTTCAGACGAGGCGGGAACGTACGTTTCGTTCTGGATTTTTGCGGCCTGTTCTGCCGGGTTtgtagtgtttgtgtttgcactCGTACCCGAAACGAAAGGCAAACCGCTCGATCAGATACTGATCGAAATGCATACCTCTACGAGCCGGAGTCTCAACTGTTGCTGTCGGTCGTCTGTCAAGCAGGACCTGCAGCAAACCGCCTAG